In Penaeus vannamei isolate JL-2024 chromosome 14, ASM4276789v1, whole genome shotgun sequence, one DNA window encodes the following:
- the LOC138864054 gene encoding uncharacterized protein has product MGSQRRLLTRCCCLAILSRLCVQVAGSPLLCRAEGRFPHPDDCGRYVDCIPSGAGREFFVREGQCPGYPFSPSLRRCVPREAYPGCVPEAPRASFRHPELDYLCARDAGAVGCFNCKLAYSCVDGRAHLRVCGGRDTCSDHPAFGSGACLPQDQTVRFSQKCLCSPTALTPDSYNSSYYIGCEEAEGPLKVESCPLGQIFSEEAKACRNAPPKPCAAEPGTPPCGGKTGTRVNPKDCRWSYTCLPNGAVRTSCCKGASQYFDEESLSCVEACSILRPLARSSLCPGFGLMKDPKDCTKYHLCLAARREPFRSLACSAGSYYDEATRRCRQGDVGRACVASAFDYTSCPQNHNITC; this is encoded by the exons ATGGGTTCCCAGCGCCGCCTGTTGACCAGATGCTGCTGTCTGGCG ATCCTGTCGCGGCTCTGCGTGCAGGTGGCTGGCAG CCCGCTCCTCTGCCGGGCGGAGGGTCGGTTCCCGCACCCCGATGACTGCGGCCGGTACGTGGATTGCATTCCCTCGGGCGCCGGGCGGGAGTTCTTCGTCCGCGAAGGCCAGTGCCCCGggtaccccttctctccctcgctccggcGCTGCGTCCCCCGCGAGGCCTACCCTGGATGCGTCCCTGAAGCGCCCAGGGCGTCCTTCCGACACCCGGAGCTGGATTACTTGTGTGCGAGGGACGCGGGCGCCGTCGGCTGCTTCAACTGCAAGCTCGCGTACTCCTGCGTGGACGGGCGCGCTCACCTCCGGGTGTGCGGCGGCCGAGACACCTGCTCGGACCACCCCGCCTTCGGGTCGGGCGCCTGCCTGCCGCAGGACCAGACTGTCCGCTTCTCTCAGAAATGTCTCTGCTCTCCAACGGCGCTGACTCCTGACAGCTACAACTCCTCTTACTACATTGGCTGCGAAGAGGCCGAAGGTCCCTTGAAAGTGGAATCGTGTCCTTTGGGGCAAATATTTTCTGAGGAAGCGAAGGCCTGCAGGAACGCGCCGCCGAAGCCTTGCGCGGCGGAGCCCGGGACGCCTCCGTGTGGCGGGAAAACGGGGACGCGAGTCAACCCGAAGGACTGCCGCTGGTCCTACACTTGCCTCCCGAACGGCGCCGTGAGGACCTCTTGTTGCAAGGGAGCCAGTCAATACTTCGACGAGGAGTCCCTGAGCTGCGTCGAGGCGTGTTCCATCCTGCGTCCCCTTGCGCGGTCATCCTTGTGCCCCGGATTCGGGTTGATGAAGGACCCGAAGGACTGCACCAAGTACCACCTCTGCCTGGCCGCGCGGCGAGAACCCTTCAGGTCCCTGGCTTGTTCCGCGGGGAGTTACTACGACGAAGCCACGAGGAGATGTCGCCAGGGAGACGTCGGCCGCGCCTGCGTCGCCTCGGCTTTCGACTACACGTCCTGTCCTCAGAACCACAATATCACGTGCTag
- the LOC113826374 gene encoding uncharacterized protein has product MATRGFIRVTCLAVLLLQAVCVRSSSQLCKEEGRFPHPDSCGSYVDCLPGPGDDLVAREGDCHGFPFSPSLRRCVSHEEYPECVPKAARVAFPLSDFDYLCDGGASSPGCIHCRLAYECIGGKAYIDPCLEGNTCSDDKLFGGGACLPYNFTLVKSNKCDCSQLGLAPDSYNSTYYLYCDPNSAPDVVEVYSCKEGKTFSNVINDCEEAACSNEPVVPACNGQTGTFVNPNQCSWYYTCLPDGSSRSSCCSEPGQYFNEASLACEDACVLANNTAPASPCTGKEGKFPDLSDCTKFVYCDTSNTPIKTQSCPSGTYFEGGSCVPGECTNPMDFSNCPGFAALNC; this is encoded by the exons ATGGCGACTCGAGGGTTCATCCGTGTGACTTGCTTGGCT GTACTGCTTCTACAAGCGGTTTGCGTAAGGTCGAG CTCGCAGCTGTGCAAGGAGGAGGGGCGCTTCCCTCACCCCGACAGCTGCGGCAGCTACGTGGACTGCCTCCCTGGCCCCGGCGACGACTTGGTGGCGAGAGAGGGCGACTGCCACGGCTTCCCCTTCTCGCCCTCGCTCCGGCGCTGCGTCTCTCACGAGGAGTACCCCGAGTGCGTGCCCAAGGCGGCGCGAGTGGCCTTCCCGCTCTCCGACTTCGACTACCTGTGCGACGGGGGGGCGAGCTCGCCCGGCTGCATCCACTGCCGGCTCGCTTACGAGTGCATCGGCGGCAAGGCCTACATCGACCCCTGTCTGGAGGGGAACACTTGCTCCGATGATAAGCTCTTTGGCGGCGGAGCTTGTCTGCCCTACAACTTCACTCTGGTTAAGTCTAACAAGTGTGACTGCAGCCAGCTCGGACTTGCCCCGGATAGTTACAACTCTACGTACTATTTGTACTGCGACCCCAACTCTGCTCCCGACGTGGTGGAAGTTTACTCGTGCAAAGAAGGGAAAACTTTCAGCAACGTGATCAACGACTGTGAGGAAGCTGCTTGCAGCAATGAGCCTGTCGTACCGGCGTGCAACGGACAGACCGGCACGTTCGTCAACCCCAACCAATGCAGCTGGTATTACACCTGCCTGCCAGACGGCTCGAGCAGATCCTCCTGCTGCAGTGAACCAGGGCAGTACTTCAACGAGGCGAGCCTAGCGTGCGAGGACGCCTGCGTCCTCGCCAACAACACTGCCCCGGCCAGCCCCTGCACCGGCAAGGAGGGCAAGTTCCCGGACCTCTCCGACTGCACCAAGTTCGTGTACTGCGACACCTCGAACACCCCGATCAAGACGCAGTCGTGTCCTTCCGGCACGTACTTCGAAGGAGGAAGCTGCGTCCCCGGCGAGTGCACGAACCCGATGGATTTCTCGAACTGCCCCGGCTTCGCTGCGCTCAACTGCTGA